In Desulfonatronospira thiodismutans ASO3-1, a single window of DNA contains:
- a CDS encoding hydrogenase iron-sulfur subunit, with product MADNKTGVYICTGCEIGDNLNKEAVREYIDEECSPAVLKEHGFLCSKEGVAEIQNDIDNEGVNKVCIGACSPRVMWDVFDFGPSVLVERANIRELAVWSFRDPELPEPEDDEMSDPLTMMVRDYIRMGVVRLEKTDYPEREPLEPSNTIMVLGGGVTGLNAALGAANTGYDVVLVEKEDKLGGFAAKMYKQTPTKHPYTEAEQPSVDELIRKVEGNDKIKVLTKAELQLIKGAPGKYTVTVKSGGEEHELFIGSVVLATGWKPYDASKLGHLGYGKIKNVVTNVELETMAKEGKLQRPSDGQPVKSAAFIQCAGQRDPEHLPYCSSVCCMGSLKQAGYIREKDDDAKAFIFYKDMRTPGVFENYYRAAQDDPGIFLTKSEIQEVSEDGDGKVVVKVTDTLLGEDVEVAVDLLVLATGMLPTIAEDAVLKLGYRQGEQIPDLELFNGFADSNYICFPYETRRTGIYAAGCVRQPMSMGTAKDDAAGAALKSIQCLESVNHGVAVHPRSGDPTYPKFNMVRCTQCKRCTEECPFGALDDDEKGTPEPNTTRCRRCGTCMGACPERVISFDNYSVSMLNEAIGAIQVPEDEEEGGYRILCLVCENDAYPALDMAAMRKNKWSASIRFIGIRCLGSVNTQWIAESMSKGIDGVLLLGCKYGDDYQCHFIKGSELCNMRMDNIGETLERLQVESERVQQKQISIDEYDKIPKIIDDFIEEIEGYGPNPYKGF from the coding sequence ATGGCTGACAACAAGACAGGAGTATATATCTGTACCGGTTGCGAAATCGGGGACAACCTGAACAAGGAAGCGGTTCGGGAGTATATTGACGAAGAGTGCTCTCCAGCGGTGCTCAAGGAGCATGGATTTCTTTGCAGCAAGGAAGGAGTTGCGGAAATCCAGAATGATATCGACAATGAAGGGGTGAACAAGGTCTGCATAGGTGCCTGTTCTCCCAGGGTCATGTGGGACGTGTTTGATTTCGGACCAAGTGTCTTGGTGGAAAGGGCCAATATCCGCGAACTGGCTGTCTGGTCTTTCCGTGATCCGGAGCTTCCGGAGCCTGAAGATGACGAGATGTCCGATCCTTTGACCATGATGGTCCGGGATTATATCCGCATGGGCGTTGTCCGTCTGGAAAAGACCGATTACCCCGAGCGCGAACCCCTGGAGCCAAGCAACACCATCATGGTCCTGGGCGGCGGAGTGACCGGTCTCAACGCCGCCCTGGGCGCTGCCAATACCGGCTACGACGTGGTCCTGGTGGAAAAGGAAGACAAGCTGGGTGGTTTCGCCGCCAAAATGTACAAGCAGACCCCCACCAAACACCCGTATACCGAGGCTGAACAACCCTCAGTGGACGAACTGATCCGCAAAGTGGAAGGAAACGACAAGATCAAGGTCCTGACCAAGGCTGAACTGCAGCTCATCAAGGGAGCCCCGGGCAAATACACCGTTACGGTAAAGTCCGGAGGCGAAGAACACGAGCTCTTTATAGGCTCCGTTGTTCTGGCCACTGGCTGGAAGCCCTACGATGCCTCCAAGCTGGGACACCTGGGTTACGGCAAGATCAAGAACGTGGTTACCAATGTGGAGCTGGAGACCATGGCCAAGGAAGGCAAACTGCAAAGGCCCTCCGACGGTCAGCCGGTTAAAAGTGCTGCATTTATCCAGTGCGCCGGACAAAGAGATCCCGAGCATCTTCCTTACTGCTCTTCGGTATGCTGCATGGGCTCTTTAAAGCAGGCCGGGTATATCCGGGAAAAGGACGATGATGCCAAGGCCTTTATTTTCTACAAGGATATGCGCACACCTGGAGTATTTGAAAACTACTACCGGGCGGCCCAGGATGATCCAGGGATATTTTTGACCAAGTCCGAGATTCAGGAAGTAAGCGAAGACGGCGATGGCAAGGTCGTGGTCAAGGTAACCGACACCCTGCTGGGTGAAGATGTGGAAGTTGCGGTGGACCTTCTGGTCCTGGCCACAGGCATGTTACCCACCATCGCAGAAGATGCCGTACTCAAACTTGGTTACCGCCAGGGCGAACAGATCCCGGATCTGGAGCTTTTCAACGGCTTTGCCGATTCCAACTACATCTGCTTCCCCTATGAAACCAGACGTACAGGGATTTATGCAGCCGGATGCGTGCGCCAGCCCATGAGCATGGGTACTGCCAAGGACGACGCCGCCGGTGCAGCCCTCAAGTCCATCCAGTGTTTGGAGTCAGTCAATCACGGCGTGGCTGTGCATCCCCGTTCCGGGGACCCCACCTACCCCAAGTTCAACATGGTCCGCTGCACCCAGTGTAAGCGCTGCACCGAGGAATGCCCATTTGGAGCCCTGGACGACGACGAGAAGGGAACTCCGGAGCCCAACACCACCAGGTGCCGCCGCTGCGGAACCTGCATGGGAGCATGCCCGGAGCGCGTCATCTCCTTTGACAACTACAGCGTTTCCATGCTCAATGAGGCCATCGGTGCAATTCAGGTCCCGGAGGACGAAGAGGAAGGCGGCTACCGCATCCTTTGCCTGGTCTGCGAAAACGACGCTTACCCGGCCCTGGATATGGCGGCCATGCGCAAAAACAAGTGGTCGGCATCCATTCGCTTCATAGGCATCCGCTGCCTGGGCTCGGTGAACACCCAGTGGATCGCTGAATCCATGAGTAAGGGCATTGACGGGGTACTGCTGCTTGGCTGCAAGTACGGCGACGACTACCAGTGCCACTTCATCAAGGGAAGCGAACTCTGCAATATGCGCATGGACAACATAGGTGAAACCCTGGAAAGACTGCAGGTTGAATCCGAAAGGGTTCAGCAGAA
- a CDS encoding CoB--CoM heterodisulfide reductase iron-sulfur subunit A family protein: protein MSNNSILVIGGGFSGLTAALEAAEVGHEVYIVEQEPYLGGRVAQLKHYFPKLCPPTCGLEINFQRIRKNPRVKQFTMAQVTQVTGGPGNYEAKIKVKPRFVNSNCTACDKCVEVCPVERDSDYDFGMGKTKAIYRPHLMSFPMRYVIDDQVCEGSSCAKCVDACEYQAIDLDEKEREFTLNVGSIIVATGWKPYDVSKLTNLGGGQIPNVISNMQLERLAAPAGPTDGQVLRPSDGKEPKRIAFVQCAGSRDQNHLDYCSYICCMASLKHCTYIREQYPDAEVVIYYIDLRAPGRYENFLSKIQQDEKVQMVKGKVAKITEDTATGDLVVTAEDIMGGVKKEEKFDLVVLATGMQPSISIDGLAVEVPRDESGFITGGEEKGIFPVGCAKMPLDVMTSAETATGGALNAIQTVRR, encoded by the coding sequence ATGTCCAATAACAGTATTCTGGTAATCGGCGGCGGTTTCAGCGGCTTGACAGCCGCGCTGGAGGCCGCTGAAGTCGGACACGAGGTGTACATCGTAGAGCAGGAGCCCTATCTTGGAGGACGAGTGGCCCAGCTTAAGCACTATTTCCCCAAACTATGTCCTCCGACATGCGGCCTGGAGATAAACTTTCAGCGCATCCGAAAAAACCCCAGGGTGAAGCAGTTCACCATGGCCCAGGTAACTCAGGTAACCGGAGGCCCGGGCAACTACGAGGCCAAGATCAAGGTCAAGCCCAGATTCGTCAACAGCAACTGCACAGCATGCGACAAATGCGTGGAAGTCTGTCCTGTGGAAAGAGACAGTGACTATGATTTTGGCATGGGCAAAACCAAGGCCATCTACCGCCCGCATCTTATGTCCTTTCCCATGCGCTACGTCATCGACGATCAGGTGTGCGAGGGGTCATCCTGTGCCAAGTGCGTTGATGCCTGTGAGTATCAGGCCATAGACCTGGATGAAAAAGAGCGCGAGTTCACCCTGAACGTAGGCTCCATTATAGTTGCTACCGGCTGGAAGCCCTACGACGTGAGCAAGCTTACCAACCTGGGCGGGGGACAAATACCCAACGTCATCAGCAACATGCAGCTGGAAAGGCTGGCCGCTCCGGCAGGACCGACAGACGGACAGGTTCTGCGGCCTTCCGACGGCAAGGAGCCCAAACGCATCGCCTTTGTGCAGTGCGCCGGATCCAGGGATCAGAATCACCTGGATTACTGCTCATACATCTGCTGCATGGCATCCCTAAAGCACTGTACATACATCCGGGAGCAGTATCCGGACGCTGAGGTGGTCATCTACTACATAGATCTGCGCGCTCCGGGCAGGTACGAGAATTTCCTGAGCAAGATCCAGCAGGACGAAAAAGTGCAGATGGTCAAGGGCAAGGTTGCAAAAATCACCGAGGACACCGCAACCGGAGATCTGGTGGTTACCGCCGAAGATATCATGGGCGGAGTCAAGAAAGAGGAAAAATTCGATCTCGTGGTCCTGGCCACGGGCATGCAGCCTTCCATTTCCATAGACGGCCTGGCGGTGGAAGTTCCCAGGGATGAGTCGGGTTTTATCACCGGCGGCGAGGAAAAGGGAATCTTCCCTGTTGGCTGCGCCAAAATGCCGCTGGATGTTATGACCTCGGCCGAAACAGCCACAGGCGGGGCACTGAATGCTATTCAAACGGTGAGGAGGTAA